The Deinococcus carri genome includes a region encoding these proteins:
- a CDS encoding ABC transporter ATP-binding protein produces MHRRQYLIGIIAVVIANSVNLLPYYYIRLTIDGLTRATDGNPTTPGVTLAQVGLYALGIVLAAVTAGVLTLVMRRQVVVASRQTEYEMRRDIYMNLQTLDKAYYDRSRTGDIMNRLTGDLSAVREMLGFGTWQIVNIVSSFLTAFSVMFGLSWQLTLIVIAVLPVIVGLLYYLARLINQRHTLVQEQNSLIAGKAQENFSGARVVKGYAIEDREIADYRAMNLELLRRNIALTKVDGPLRSFTNLLIGLTFGAILLVGGRLILFPQGGGDFTVGKFAQFVGTLDRLAWPMMMIGWITGVTQRGLASWRRLRELLDARPLVHDEPGRTDPSIRTLQGDVSFEDVTLRYGDRTVLDHVNLHVPAGTFLGITGPTGSGKTLLAALITRSMDPTSGVVRIDGHDVRQIPLRVLRENVSVVPQEPFLFSDTIANNIGFGLEGQDLPAIPTGVSVLKAPAPPELPPRPDMTRVREAARLAGLSGDVEGFPQGYDTVLGERGVTLSGGQRQRTAIARAIVREPSILILDDSLSAVDTETERRILDGLREVAQGRTVILIAHRVSTLRHADQIVVLDEGRVIEQGTHDGLLAAGGHYAEIERLQRLASDLDRDDEGVRDVEAAADDLEDAALEDQALPGRALPQEAVK; encoded by the coding sequence ATGCATCGGCGGCAGTACCTCATCGGCATCATTGCCGTGGTGATTGCCAACAGCGTCAACCTGCTGCCGTACTACTACATTCGCCTCACCATCGACGGCCTGACGCGGGCCACCGACGGCAACCCCACCACACCGGGCGTGACGCTCGCGCAGGTGGGGCTGTATGCGCTGGGCATCGTGCTGGCGGCCGTCACTGCCGGTGTCCTGACGCTGGTGATGCGCCGCCAGGTCGTGGTTGCCTCGCGGCAGACCGAGTACGAGATGCGCCGCGACATCTACATGAACCTCCAGACGCTCGACAAGGCGTACTACGACCGCTCGCGCACCGGCGACATCATGAACCGCCTGACCGGCGACCTCAGCGCCGTGCGCGAGATGCTGGGCTTCGGCACGTGGCAGATCGTCAACATCGTGTCGAGCTTCCTGACGGCCTTCAGCGTGATGTTCGGCCTGAGCTGGCAACTGACCCTGATCGTGATCGCGGTGCTGCCGGTCATCGTGGGGCTGCTGTACTACCTGGCGCGCCTGATCAACCAGCGGCACACGCTGGTGCAGGAGCAGAACAGCCTGATCGCCGGGAAGGCGCAGGAGAACTTCAGCGGCGCGCGGGTGGTCAAGGGCTATGCCATCGAGGACCGCGAGATCGCGGACTACCGGGCGATGAACCTGGAACTGCTGCGGCGCAACATCGCACTGACCAAGGTGGACGGCCCGCTGCGGTCCTTTACCAACCTGCTGATCGGGTTGACCTTCGGGGCGATCCTGCTGGTGGGTGGCCGCCTGATCCTGTTTCCGCAGGGAGGCGGGGACTTCACAGTGGGCAAGTTCGCGCAGTTCGTGGGCACGCTCGACCGCCTGGCCTGGCCGATGATGATGATCGGCTGGATCACCGGCGTGACCCAGCGCGGCCTGGCCTCGTGGCGGCGGCTGCGCGAGCTGCTCGACGCGCGCCCCCTGGTTCACGACGAGCCGGGGCGGACCGACCCCTCCATCCGCACCCTGCAGGGGGACGTGAGCTTCGAGGACGTGACGCTGCGCTACGGCGACCGCACGGTGCTCGACCACGTGAATCTGCATGTGCCCGCCGGGACCTTTCTGGGCATCACCGGGCCGACCGGGAGCGGCAAGACGCTGCTGGCGGCGCTGATCACCCGCAGCATGGACCCCACGAGCGGTGTGGTGCGGATCGACGGTCACGATGTGCGCCAGATTCCGCTGCGGGTGCTGCGCGAGAACGTCTCGGTGGTGCCGCAGGAACCCTTCCTGTTCAGCGACACGATTGCCAACAACATCGGCTTCGGGCTGGAGGGACAGGACCTGCCCGCCATTCCCACCGGCGTCAGTGTGTTGAAGGCCCCCGCGCCGCCCGAGCTGCCGCCGCGCCCCGATATGACGCGGGTGCGGGAGGCCGCCCGGCTGGCCGGTCTGTCGGGCGACGTGGAGGGCTTTCCGCAGGGCTACGACACGGTGCTGGGGGAACGCGGCGTGACGCTGTCGGGCGGGCAGCGGCAGCGCACGGCCATCGCCCGCGCCATCGTGCGCGAGCCGAGCATCCTGATTCTGGACGACAGCCTCTCGGCCGTGGACACCGAGACCGAGCGCCGGATTCTGGACGGGCTGCGTGAGGTCGCGCAGGGCCGGACGGTCATCCTGATCGCCCACCGCGTCAGCACCCTGCGCCACGCCGACCAGATCGTGGTGCTGGACGAGGGCCGCGTGATCGAGCAGGGCACCCACGACGGGCTGCTCGCGGCGGGCGGCCACTACGCCGAGATTGAACGCCTCCAGCGCCTCGCCTCCGACCTCGACCGCGACGACGAGGGGGTCCGCGACGTGGAGGCGGCCGCCGACGACCTCGAAGACGCCGCCCTCGAAGACCAGGCCCTGCCCGGCCGCGCCCTGCCCCAGGAGGCCGTGAAGTGA